A segment of the Aromatoleum aromaticum EbN1 genome:
CGAACAAGGACAAGATCGCCGGCCTGCTGCGCTTCGCCTCGACCCACGCCGACACGCCGGATGAAGTCGTGTCGCTCGCCGATTACCTCGCCCGCATGAAGGAAGGCCAGGACAAGATCTATTACGTCACCGCCGAATCGTTCAACGCGGCGAAGAACAGCCCGCATCTCGAAATTTTCCGCAAGAAGGGCATCGAGGTGCTGCTCCTGACCGACCGGGTCGACGAGTGGGTCATCGGCAATCTGCCGGAATTCGACGGCAAGGCGCTGGTGTCCGTCGCGAAAGGCGGCCTCGACCTCGGCAAGCTCGAAGACGAGGCGGAGAAGAAGGAAACCGAGAAGGCGGCCGATGAGTACAAGGAGCTGCTCGAGAAGATGAAGGCGAGCCTTGGCGAACGCGTCAAGGAAGTCCGCGTCACCCACCGCCTGACCGATTCGCCGGCCTGCCTCGTCGCCGACGAGCATGATGTCGGAATGAACCTCGCGCGGATACTGAAAGCCGCGGGCCAGCAGGCACCGGCGTCGAAACCGATCCTCGAGATCAACCCGCAGCACCCGGCCGTGATGCGTCTGAAATACGAGGAACGCCAGTTCGACGACTGGGCGGCGGTGCTGTTCGACCAGGCATTGCTTGCCGAAGGCGGCACGCTCGACGACCCGGCGACGTTCGTGAAACGGATCAACCAGTTGATGATGGCGATGGGCGGTTCAGCCGGCACCGACTGAGCGCTGCAGCGGGCGGCCTGCCCGCACGATGCGACAACGCCACGTACCGATGCGGTATGTGGCGTTTTTTTATTTCACGGAGCTCTGCGACTGCCGGCGGACAGCCTTGCGCTTTCGCTCTGCGCCTGGGCGGTGGCTTGCCGCAGCGCCGGATACGAGAGCGCGTGGTAGAGCGGGATCGGTGCGACCGACTTCGAAAAGGCGTGAGCCACGACTGCCGTCGCCATCAGCGGCAGCAGCATCTCGTGGTTCGCGGTCATCTCCATGACGATGACGAACGACGTGATCGGCGTCTGCGTCATGCCGGCGAGGAACGCGACCATGCCGAGAACCAGGATCACCGCGCTGTGCTCCTCGGGCAAGAGGATCGAGAGATCGGCACCCAGGCCGGCGCCGACGGCGAGCGCCGGAGCGAAGATGCCGGCCGGAATGCGGCTGAGGAACGCGAGCCAGATCGCAGCCATTTTCGCGATCAGGAAGTAGAAGGGCAGCGTGGCGGAGCCTTCGAGGGCGGCCTTCGATTCCGCATAGCCGGTGCCATACGTAAGACCTCCGCTCATCAGTCCGATGATCGCGGTGCCCAGCCCGCAGACAGCGGCGAAGGCGATCGGCCGCCTGCGCGAGAACTCCCCGATCGTGCCGGGCAGCCCGCGCGAGGACGCGATCAGCAGGCGGCCGAAGAGTCCGCCCAGCACGCCGCCGACTGCGCCGCACATCAACACCGGCCAGATCCCGGCGGGCCACGTCAGGGCGGCGGGCGTGCGACCGAAGTAGGTGTAGTTGCCGAGCACGCCGAGCGACATCAGCCCGGCGAAGATCACGGCGATGAGCGTCGTGCTGTTCGCGCGAAAGGGCCGGTGGCGGCACATTTCCTCGATCGCGAACATGATGCCGCCGAGCGGGGTGTTGAATGCCGCGGCGATGCCGGCGCCGCTGCCGGCAACGATCAGGTCGCGGCTTGACGCGATGCGCGCCTTCTTGCGTCCGGCGAGCAGGTGCATGATCGAAGCGCCGATCTGCACGGAAGGCCCTTCCCGGCCGATCGAACCCCCTGACAGGAGTCCGCCCAGCGTCAGCACGACTTTCGCTATCGCAATCCGGAACGACAGCAGTTTGTGGCGAATGCGTCGGTCGTCGGTCATCGACGCGGCGATCGCCTGCGGGATCCCGCTTCCCTGCGTGCCGGGGAAAAATCGCCGCGCGATCCAGGCTATTGCCGCGAAGCCTCCGGGTGCGATCAGCAGCGACAGCCACGGCGACACGTTCATGACGTATTGATGGGCGCCGATGGCGAGATCCGCGCCGATCGCGAAGAGGATCGCGATGAGGCCGGCCAGCAGCGCTGTGCCGACGAGCAGGATGCGCTTGCCCCAACGGCCGACCGACAGCCATGGCAGCGCATAGCGTCGGCTGCCCCGGGCGAACTGCCGCAGGGCGCGGCCGGAAGCGGTTCGGTTATCGCCTGGCGGATCGAAGGACACGATGAGAGGAGTCAGTCAGTGTGCTGGACAGTCGCCCACCGGCGTGGCGGCGGGCGACGAGAGTGAAAACGTGCTCTGCACGGGGAAAGTGGTTGTTTAAGTTCCTGCTTACCATGTTCTCGCGCAAGTCGGGAAAAGTGTCGTCTTTTACCCAAAACAGGGTACGGCGGGAATCCCCTTTCCGCTACGATACCCGCGGCGCGTGCAGCTGTTAAATGTTTTGACAAATATTTCCCGAATAAATATAGTTGGAGCCTTGATTCATGTCGCAAGAGCAGTCTTCGGCCTTGACAAAATCCCCGGAACGCAAGTCATCGGTTTCGCCCTTGTCGGTTTTGCAGCGTTTTCGCGTACTCATCCGCACGGCGCAGCGTCATTCACAATGGATCGAGCGCAAAAGCGGTGTCACCGGCGCGCAGTTGTGGGCGTTGCAGGAACTCAATGAAGCGGAGGGGCTGCGAGTCGGGGAACTGGCGGGGAGAATGGCGCTACACCAGTCGACCGCGTCGAACATGGTGGACAAGCTCGAGTCGGCAAAGCTGATCCGGAAGGAACGCACGAGCGTCGATCAGCGCGTCGTCCGCCTGTACCTGACCGATGCAGGGCGCGATCTGCTCAAGCGTTCTCCGTCGCCCGCCCGAGGGGTGGTGCCCGAAGCGCTGCGCCTGCTCGACGAAGATGCGCTGATGCGCCTGCAACGTGAACTCGACAGTCTGCTGCGGCAGATCAAGGATCTGGACGAAGGCTTCGGTATGCAGCCCTTGCCCTTTACCGAGTAAGAAACCGCGCCGGCGGTCCATCCGGCGATCGTCTCGCGAAAGTGCGGACAGCAGTTTGAAAGCGGCCTTCGGGCCGCTTCTTTTTTGCTATTACTGCTTCTTCGACAACTGCTGCATTGCCCGCTCGAGTCCGCCGAGCGTCATCGGAAACATCCTTCCGCCCATGACCTGGTCGACGATTTCGATCGACTTGCGGTACGGCCACAGGTGTTCCGGTTCGGGATTGAGCCACGCCGCCGCCGGCCATGCGTCGAGCAGGCGGCGCAGCCATGCCGCGCCCGGCTCGCTGTTCATGTGTTCGATCGAACCGTGCGGGTGCAGGAGTTCGTACGGGCTCATCGTCGCGTCGCCAACGAAGATCAGCTTGTAGTCGGGGCCGTAGCGGTGGAGCAGATCGGAAACTGCGATGTTCTCCGTGTGGCGCCGCAAGCTGTCGCGCCAGACCTTTTCGTAGACGCAGTTGTGGAAATAGAAATACTCGAGGTGCTTGAATTCGCTGCGACACGCCGAGAACATCTCCTCGCAGACCTTGATATGGTCGTCCATCGAGCCGCCGACGTCGAGAAACAGCAGCACTTTCACCGCATTGTGCCGTTCCGGGCGCATCATCAGATCGAGCCAGCCGGCGTTTCGCGCGGTCGCGGCGATGGTTCCATCCAGGTCGAGTTCGTCGGCCGCGCCTTGCCGCGCAAACCGCCGCAGTCGCCGCAACGCGACCTTGATGTTGCGGGTGCCGAGCTCGACCGAATCGTCGAGGTTGCGGTATTCGCGCTTCTCCCAGACCTTGATCGCCGTCCGGTTGCCGGCCGATTCGCCGCCTACGCGGATGCCTTCCGGATGGTAGCCGTTGTTGCCGAACGGCGAGCTGCCACCGGTACCGATCCATTTCGAGCCGCCCTGATGGCGCTCCTTCTGCTCGCCGAGCCGCTTGCGGAACTCTTCCATCAGCTTGTCCCAGCCAAGCTTTTCGAGCTTCGCCTTGTCTTCGGGCGAAAGATGCTTCTTCATCATCGCCTGCAGCCATTCCTGCGGCAGCTCGGCTTCGAGCCCGGGAATCTCGGTGACTCCCTTGAAGTAGCTCCCGAACGCCGCATCGAAACGGTCGTAATGGGATTCGTCCTTGACGAGGCAGGTGCGGGCGTAGAAATAGAATTCGTCGATGCTGTGGCTGCAGGCGCCGTCACGCAGTCCTTCGAGCAGCGTCAGGAACTCGCGAGTGGACACCTTGAGCTGGCCCGCTTTCAAGTGCAGGAAAAAGTCGATAAGCATGATCCGCTCCGTTCCCGAACCCGCCCGGGCCCCGACTTCGGGCACCGGGAGAAGACTTCGAGATGATTTCTTGTGGCGAGCGCAGTGGCGCTGCCGGAAAAACAGTGGGCAAACGCCCTGACGTCAGCGGTTGTTGCGCGCCATGAACACCAGCCGTTCGAACAGATGAAGGTCCTGCTCGTTTTTCAGCAGTGCGCCGGCAAGCGGCGGGACCGCGGCGTGCTGGTCCTTTGCCCGCAGTGCTTCGGGCGGAATGTCCTCGGCGACGAGGAGTTTGAGCCAGTCGATCAGTTCCGATGTCGACGGCTTCTTCTTCAGCCCCGGGACGTCGCGCAGGCCGAAGAATACTTCCATGGCCTCGCGCAGCAGGTCGCGCTTGAGTCCCGGGAAATGGACGTCGACGATGCGCTGCATCGTGTCGCGATCGGGGAAGCGGATGTAATGGAAAAAGCAGCGGCGCAGGAACGCGTCCGGCAGCTCTTTTTCGTTGTTCGACGTGATGAACACGATCGGGCGATGGCGTGCGCGAACCGTCTGGCGGGTCTCGTAGACGTGGAACTCCATGCGGTCGAGTTCGCGCAGCAGGTCGTTGGGGAATTCGATGTCCGCCTTGTCGATTTCGTCGATCAGGACGACCGTCGGCGTTTCGGCGTCGAACGCCTGCCACAGCACGCCCTTGAGAATATAGTTGGCGATGTCCCTGACGCGGTCTTCGCCGAGTTGCGAGTCGCGCAGGCGGGATACCGCATCGTATTCGTACAGCCCCTGCTGGGCCTTGGTCGTCGACTTGATGTGCCACTGCAGCAGCGGAACCCCCAATGCGTCGGCGACCTGCTCGGCCAGCATGGTCTTGCCGGTGCCCGGTTCGCCCTTGATCAGCAGTGGGCGCTGCAGTTTGATCGCGGCATTGACTGCCAGCATCAGGTCGGGAGTGGTGACGTAGTCTTGTGAACCTTCGAAGCGCATCGGGGAATCCTCTGATTGAACCGGACCGATTATAGGGCCAGCCTGCGCGGGCAAGGGCCTGCCGGATTGACGGAGTCACGGAGTTTTTCGAAGAATGACAGGTATTTGCATTCCGCTTTAGGCGACGTAGAATTTTTTGCGGCCGCTTCAGCCATACTTAAAACAAACCGAGGAGACGCCATGCACGGACGACATTTGCTCATCGCCGCCTGTCTTGCCTTGGGTGGACCCGCCGCCTCGGCGCTGGAAGGCGACGCAGAAGCTGCCCAGGCCAAGACTTCGATGTGCATGGGGTGTCACGGCATTCCGGGCTATCGCACCGCGTTCCCGGATGTCTACCCGGTGCCGAAGCTCGGCGGACAGCATGCGGCATACCTCGTGCGCGCGCTGCAGGCGTATCGCGACGGCGAACGCAGCCATCCGACGATGCGCGCGATTGCCGCAAGCCTGTCAGAGCAGGACATGGCGGACCTTGCGGCCTACTACAGCGTCGCGGGAGGAGAGGCGCAATGATGACACGAAATATCACCCTCCCGGCGCTGGCGGCTCTTGCGTTGGCGGGTTCCCCTGCGCACGCGGGCGATCCCGCCGCAGGCAAGGAAAAATCGATGGTCTGCGCAGCGTGTCACGGCCCGGACGGCAACAGTCCCTCGCCGGAATTTCCTCGCCTGGGCGGGCAATACGAAGATTATCTCTACCAGGCGCTGCTCGACTACAAGACGGGCAGGCGGAAGAATCCGATCATGGCTGCCCAGGTCGAGAACCTGTCGCCCGCGGATTTGGGCGACCTTGCTGCATACTTCGCCGCCCAGACCGGCCTGTACCAGAAACGCTGAGCGCGAAGGTCAGGGCACGCCGGCTAGTTCGAGCGTGCCCGGCGCAAGACACACGAGACGTAAGCCGGACCGTCCGGTTGCGTGTTGTTGCGCTGTGCGTCGAAAAGCGTTTCGCCGAGGCATTCGAGCACGTCGTGGAGCGCATCGTGACGGTTGCCGCGCCGGCGCTGGCAGGCTTCGAACGCGGCGCGCAGGCCCGACGGCTGGTCGATCGACAGTTGCTCCTCGATCGCGAGGTGGAACGACAGGTGCAGGAACGGGTTGATCTGTCCGTCCTCCGGCAGGAAGTCGCGCGACAGCGAATCGGGGTCTTCGAGTAGCGCCTGATATTCGGGATGCAGGAGCACGAGGTCGGAAGCGATATGTTCGAGCGGTGTCAGTACTTCCTTCGCCTGATATTTCCGCCAGCTTTCGATGAAGAAGTTGCGTACCTGGTCACGTGAGGGATTGAACATCTTTTGGACTCGGTTGCTCTGGGTTAAACGGTCTTGTCGCGGAACTCGCACAGGTCGCGCACGAGGCAATCTTTGCAGCGCGGCTTGCGCGCCGTGCAGACGTAGCGGCCGTGCAGGATCAGCCAGTGATGGGCATTGTGCAGGTATTCCTTCGGCACGCGACGCATCAAGGCCTGCTCGACGGCGAGAACATCCTTGCCAGGAGCCAGGCCGGTGCGGTTGGCGACGCGAA
Coding sequences within it:
- a CDS encoding chloride channel protein; the encoded protein is MSFDPPGDNRTASGRALRQFARGSRRYALPWLSVGRWGKRILLVGTALLAGLIAILFAIGADLAIGAHQYVMNVSPWLSLLIAPGGFAAIAWIARRFFPGTQGSGIPQAIAASMTDDRRIRHKLLSFRIAIAKVVLTLGGLLSGGSIGREGPSVQIGASIMHLLAGRKKARIASSRDLIVAGSGAGIAAAFNTPLGGIMFAIEEMCRHRPFRANSTTLIAVIFAGLMSLGVLGNYTYFGRTPAALTWPAGIWPVLMCGAVGGVLGGLFGRLLIASSRGLPGTIGEFSRRRPIAFAAVCGLGTAIIGLMSGGLTYGTGYAESKAALEGSATLPFYFLIAKMAAIWLAFLSRIPAGIFAPALAVGAGLGADLSILLPEEHSAVILVLGMVAFLAGMTQTPITSFVIVMEMTANHEMLLPLMATAVVAHAFSKSVAPIPLYHALSYPALRQATAQAQSESARLSAGSRRAP
- a CDS encoding MarR family winged helix-turn-helix transcriptional regulator, yielding MSQEQSSALTKSPERKSSVSPLSVLQRFRVLIRTAQRHSQWIERKSGVTGAQLWALQELNEAEGLRVGELAGRMALHQSTASNMVDKLESAKLIRKERTSVDQRVVRLYLTDAGRDLLKRSPSPARGVVPEALRLLDEDALMRLQRELDSLLRQIKDLDEGFGMQPLPFTE
- a CDS encoding vWA domain-containing protein encodes the protein MLIDFFLHLKAGQLKVSTREFLTLLEGLRDGACSHSIDEFYFYARTCLVKDESHYDRFDAAFGSYFKGVTEIPGLEAELPQEWLQAMMKKHLSPEDKAKLEKLGWDKLMEEFRKRLGEQKERHQGGSKWIGTGGSSPFGNNGYHPEGIRVGGESAGNRTAIKVWEKREYRNLDDSVELGTRNIKVALRRLRRFARQGAADELDLDGTIAATARNAGWLDLMMRPERHNAVKVLLFLDVGGSMDDHIKVCEEMFSACRSEFKHLEYFYFHNCVYEKVWRDSLRRHTENIAVSDLLHRYGPDYKLIFVGDATMSPYELLHPHGSIEHMNSEPGAAWLRRLLDAWPAAAWLNPEPEHLWPYRKSIEIVDQVMGGRMFPMTLGGLERAMQQLSKKQ
- a CDS encoding AAA family ATPase, whose amino-acid sequence is MRFEGSQDYVTTPDLMLAVNAAIKLQRPLLIKGEPGTGKTMLAEQVADALGVPLLQWHIKSTTKAQQGLYEYDAVSRLRDSQLGEDRVRDIANYILKGVLWQAFDAETPTVVLIDEIDKADIEFPNDLLRELDRMEFHVYETRQTVRARHRPIVFITSNNEKELPDAFLRRCFFHYIRFPDRDTMQRIVDVHFPGLKRDLLREAMEVFFGLRDVPGLKKKPSTSELIDWLKLLVAEDIPPEALRAKDQHAAVPPLAGALLKNEQDLHLFERLVFMARNNR
- a CDS encoding c-type cytochrome; this encodes MHGRHLLIAACLALGGPAASALEGDAEAAQAKTSMCMGCHGIPGYRTAFPDVYPVPKLGGQHAAYLVRALQAYRDGERSHPTMRAIAASLSEQDMADLAAYYSVAGGEAQ
- a CDS encoding c-type cytochrome; the encoded protein is MMTRNITLPALAALALAGSPAHAGDPAAGKEKSMVCAACHGPDGNSPSPEFPRLGGQYEDYLYQALLDYKTGRRKNPIMAAQVENLSPADLGDLAAYFAAQTGLYQKR
- a CDS encoding DUF1841 family protein, with translation MFNPSRDQVRNFFIESWRKYQAKEVLTPLEHIASDLVLLHPEYQALLEDPDSLSRDFLPEDGQINPFLHLSFHLAIEEQLSIDQPSGLRAAFEACQRRRGNRHDALHDVLECLGETLFDAQRNNTQPDGPAYVSCVLRRARSN